One region of Catenuloplanes indicus genomic DNA includes:
- a CDS encoding LLM class flavin-dependent oxidoreductase: MKKIGFLSFGHWRDVPGSQTRSAADSLLQTIELAEAAEELGVDGAFVRVHHFERQLASPFPLLAAIGARTRRIEIGTGVIDMRYENPLYMAEEAAAADLISGGRLQLGISRGSPETALRGAETFGYVADDAAEMARSKAEAFLAAIDGAPVARTDPGRTGGVSGHLAVQPQSPGLRDRIWWGAGSRATGQWAAKLGVHLQSSTLLTEDTGVPFDQLQAEQIRLFKAAWAEHGHERTPRVSVSRSVLPITEAIDELYFGAQGHDDQVGLLEGVRSRFGRTYVGEPDRIAAELAADEAVREADYVLFTVPNQLGVEYNARILGTIAAHVAPAIGWKPRNS, encoded by the coding sequence GTGAAGAAGATCGGATTCTTGTCGTTCGGCCACTGGCGGGACGTGCCCGGCTCGCAGACGCGCAGCGCCGCGGACTCGCTGCTGCAGACGATCGAGCTGGCCGAGGCCGCGGAGGAACTCGGCGTGGACGGCGCGTTCGTGCGCGTGCACCACTTCGAGCGACAGCTCGCCTCGCCGTTCCCGCTGCTCGCCGCGATCGGCGCGCGCACCCGCCGGATCGAGATCGGCACCGGCGTGATCGACATGCGTTACGAGAACCCGCTGTACATGGCGGAGGAGGCCGCGGCCGCGGACCTGATCAGCGGCGGGCGGCTACAGCTCGGGATCAGCCGGGGATCCCCGGAGACCGCCCTGCGCGGCGCGGAGACGTTCGGGTACGTGGCGGACGACGCCGCGGAGATGGCCCGGTCGAAGGCCGAGGCGTTCCTGGCCGCGATCGACGGCGCACCGGTCGCCCGCACCGATCCGGGCCGGACCGGTGGCGTGAGCGGCCACCTGGCGGTCCAGCCGCAGTCGCCGGGCCTGCGCGACCGCATCTGGTGGGGCGCGGGCAGCCGCGCGACCGGGCAGTGGGCCGCGAAGCTCGGGGTGCACCTGCAGAGCTCGACGCTGCTGACCGAGGACACCGGCGTGCCGTTCGACCAGCTGCAGGCCGAGCAGATCCGGCTGTTCAAGGCCGCCTGGGCGGAGCACGGGCACGAGCGGACGCCGCGCGTGTCGGTGTCCCGCAGCGTGCTGCCGATCACCGAGGCGATCGACGAGCTGTACTTCGGCGCGCAGGGCCACGACGACCAGGTCGGGCTGCTGGAGGGCGTCCGGTCGCGATTCGGGCGCACCTACGTCGGCGAGCCGGACCGGATCGCGGCGGAACTGGCCGCGGACGAGGCGGTGCGCGAGGCCGACTACGTGCTGTTCACGGTGCCGAACCAGCTGGGCGTCGAGTACAACGCGCGGATCCTGGGCACGATCGCGGCGCACGTCGCGCCCGCCAT